A genomic window from Leptolyngbya sp. BL0902 includes:
- a CDS encoding AAA family ATPase, with product MNDFFKGFEQLLELAKTLEEKAESGELKTNVQINARGLSSIPRQGNIPDIGVSRMGRPGAGVSSDPVEDVIITPPPSRNPAPADPSATSPSSPSSPDTPTATASPSDDSPELPTLQSVGGLADTLRELRELVEIPLKRPDVLAKLGLEPTRGVLMVGPPGTGKTLTARSLAEDLGVNYIAIVGPEVMGKYYGEAEQRLRGIFEKAKKAAPCLIFIDEIDSLAPDRSKVEGEVEKRLVATLLGLMDGFAQTQGVLVLAATNRPDHLDPALRRPGRFDREVQFRVPDRQGRLEILRIQTREMPLDGVDLETIADQAVGLVGADLKALCQKAAYLALRRQVPNLSAPVPDTMTLCPEDFAQALKEIKPSVLRSVEVESPAIAWDDIGGLEAVKQTLQESVEGALLYPELYEQTGAKAPRGLLLWGPPGTGKTLLAKAVAAQARANFIAVNGPELLSRWVGAAEQAVRELFAKARQAAPCVVFIDEIDTLVPARGQYMGDSGVSDRVVGQLLTELDGLQDCRNVLMIGATNRPNALDPAILRAGRIDLQLEISLPDAAGRLAILEVHNQSRPLADVDLPHWAILTDGWNGADLALLSNQAALEAVREYRAQAMTDPSQIRITAQHWENAHQAILSQRDSVASRG from the coding sequence ATGAATGACTTCTTTAAAGGCTTTGAACAACTGCTGGAACTGGCCAAAACCCTAGAGGAAAAGGCCGAAAGCGGCGAACTAAAAACCAATGTGCAGATCAACGCCCGTGGCCTCAGCAGCATTCCCCGCCAGGGCAACATTCCCGATATCGGCGTTAGTCGCATGGGGCGTCCGGGAGCGGGGGTAAGCTCCGACCCGGTGGAGGACGTGATTATCACCCCGCCGCCTAGCCGCAATCCAGCCCCGGCAGATCCCTCGGCTACGTCTCCCTCGTCTCCCTCGTCCCCCGATACGCCTACCGCCACCGCTTCACCCTCGGACGATTCGCCCGAACTGCCCACCCTGCAATCCGTTGGGGGTTTGGCCGATACCCTGCGGGAACTGCGGGAACTGGTGGAAATTCCCCTCAAGCGGCCCGATGTGCTGGCTAAGCTGGGCCTAGAACCCACCCGTGGGGTGCTGATGGTTGGCCCCCCCGGCACCGGAAAAACCCTCACCGCCCGCTCCCTCGCCGAGGATTTGGGGGTGAACTACATCGCCATTGTGGGGCCGGAGGTGATGGGCAAATACTACGGGGAGGCCGAACAACGCCTACGCGGCATCTTTGAAAAAGCCAAAAAAGCGGCTCCCTGTCTGATTTTCATCGACGAAATCGACAGCCTCGCCCCCGACCGCAGCAAGGTGGAAGGGGAAGTGGAAAAGCGCCTAGTTGCCACGTTACTCGGACTCATGGACGGCTTTGCCCAAACCCAGGGGGTGCTGGTGCTAGCCGCCACCAATCGGCCCGACCACCTCGACCCCGCCCTGCGCCGCCCCGGACGCTTTGACCGTGAGGTGCAGTTCCGCGTTCCCGACCGTCAAGGCCGTCTAGAAATTCTGCGGATTCAAACCCGTGAAATGCCCCTGGATGGGGTTGACCTAGAAACCATTGCCGATCAAGCGGTGGGTTTGGTCGGGGCCGACCTCAAAGCCCTGTGCCAAAAAGCCGCCTACCTGGCCCTGCGTCGTCAGGTGCCCAACCTCAGCGCCCCCGTGCCCGACACCATGACCCTCTGCCCAGAGGACTTCGCCCAGGCCCTCAAGGAAATCAAGCCCTCGGTGCTGCGGTCGGTGGAGGTGGAATCTCCCGCCATCGCCTGGGACGACATCGGCGGATTGGAAGCCGTGAAGCAAACCCTGCAAGAATCGGTGGAAGGGGCGCTGCTCTACCCCGAACTGTATGAGCAAACGGGGGCTAAGGCTCCGCGAGGGCTGCTGCTGTGGGGGCCACCGGGCACGGGCAAAACCTTGCTAGCCAAGGCTGTTGCAGCCCAAGCTAGGGCCAACTTCATTGCCGTCAATGGCCCAGAACTGCTGAGCCGCTGGGTTGGCGCTGCTGAACAGGCGGTGCGGGAACTCTTTGCCAAGGCCCGCCAAGCCGCCCCCTGCGTGGTGTTCATCGACGAAATTGATACCCTGGTGCCCGCCCGTGGCCAATACATGGGCGATTCCGGCGTCAGTGATCGCGTGGTGGGCCAACTGCTGACGGAACTGGACGGCCTGCAAGACTGCCGCAACGTGCTGATGATTGGAGCCACCAACCGCCCCAACGCCCTCGACCCCGCCATCCTCCGGGCCGGACGCATCGACCTTCAGCTCGAAATTAGCCTGCCCGATGCCGCCGGACGACTGGCGATTCTGGAAGTCCACAACCAAAGCCGACCCCTAGCGGACGTAGACCTGCCCCACTGGGCCATCCTCACCGATGGCTGGAACGGCGCAGATTTGGCCCTGCTGAGCAACCAAGCGGCCCTCGAAGCCGTCCGCGAATACCGCGCCCAGGCCATGACCGACCCCAGCCAAATCCGCATCACCGCCCAGCACTGGGAAAACGCCCACCAGGCCATCCTCAGCCAGCGGGATTCTGTGGCCAGTCGAGGATAA